The stretch of DNA CGCGCAGGGATCAGGCTCGCTGCGCCGCACGCTCGGCGATGACGTCGCCTCGCTCGAAGGCTTCCTCGCGCATCTGCTGCCCGACGCCACCGCCGCCGCCGCGATGCCGCTCGCCGCGTTGGCGCTGCTGTTCGCGGCCGACTGGCGGCTCGCGCTCGCATCGCTCGCGCCGCTGCTGCTGGCGCTTTGCGCGCAGCGGCTCGCCATGCGTGGCGCGGCGTCCCGGATGCGCGAATGGGACGCGTTGCAACGGCGGATCTCGGATGAGCTCGGCGAGTACGTGCGTGGCGTCCACGTCGTGAAGAGCTTCGGCGTCTCTGCCGAACGCTTCGGCCAGTTGGCCGCAAGCATTCGCGGCGCAGCCGCGTGGGTCGCCGCGTTCTCGCGCGCCGCATCGCTGGGCTGGGTGATGTTCGCCTCCCTGATCTCGGCCAACCTGATCGTCGTCGCTCCGCTCGGCGCCTGGCTTTACGTGCGTGGATCGCTGGATCTGGCGACGTATCTGCTATTTCTGCTCGTCGCGCCAGCCGTGCTGCTGCCGCTGTTGCGGTTGACCTTCGCGGCCGGTGAGCAGAACCGCCGCGCCGAAGCGCTGGCGCGGGTCAATGCGGTGCTCGGCGCACCCGTGCTGCGCGAAACACCCGGCGCACGCGTGCCGGATCAGCCGCTCGACATCGCCTTCGAGCAAGTCGCCCATGCCTACGACGGACGCGCCGCGCTCGCCGACGTCAGCTTCATCGCCCGCGCCGGGGAACTGACCGCCATCGTCGGCGCGAGCGGCGCGGGCAAGACCACAGTCGCGCGGCTCGTCTCGCGCCTCGCCGAGGCCGACGCGGGCCACGTGACGCTCGGTGGCCTCGACGTGCGCGACTGGCCGCTCGACGCGCTGTGCGAGCAGGTCGCAACGGTATTCCAGGACGTTCACCTGTTCCCTGGCAGCGTGCTCGACAACCTGCGCGCTGGCCGCGCCAACGCGAGCCGCGACGAAGTCATCGCCGCCGCCCGCGCGGCGTGCGCGCACGCGTTCATCGAGCGGCTCCCGCAGGGCTACGACACCTTGCTCGGCGAACGAGGCGCGCGTTTGTCCGGCGGCGAACGCCAGCGCTTGTCGATCGCCCGCGCGCTGCTCAAGGATGCCCCGGTGCTCGTGCTGGACGAGGCCACCGCCTATGCGGACG from Paraburkholderia hayleyella encodes:
- a CDS encoding ABC transporter ATP-binding protein yields the protein MSPGVHRAPERGVGKADADTRALTLPGLLRLAPLPLGAAAALAVLAAALNLLPLWCVYQIAVVLLAPTPDPAAALRFALYALAASALRAAAMSASHIAAHLGAINLLHRLRVRLARHLGAVPLAFFGAQGSGSLRRTLGDDVASLEGFLAHLLPDATAAAAMPLAALALLFAADWRLALASLAPLLLALCAQRLAMRGAASRMREWDALQRRISDELGEYVRGVHVVKSFGVSAERFGQLAASIRGAAAWVAAFSRAASLGWVMFASLISANLIVVAPLGAWLYVRGSLDLATYLLFLLVAPAVLLPLLRLTFAAGEQNRRAEALARVNAVLGAPVLRETPGARVPDQPLDIAFEQVAHAYDGRAALADVSFIARAGELTAIVGASGAGKTTVARLVSRLAEADAGHVTLGGLDVRDWPLDALCEQVATVFQDVHLFPGSVLDNLRAGRANASRDEVIAAARAACAHAFIERLPQGYDTLLGERGARLSGGERQRLSIARALLKDAPVLVLDEATAYADAENEALIQQALTALCRGRTVLTIAHRLHTIVDAERIVVLDAGRVVGNGRHAQLLAECPTYRQLWRDHNRARDWRLGERQDGLARGERNAEPEAHA